In Halobaculum sp. XH14, a single genomic region encodes these proteins:
- a CDS encoding DUF7344 domain-containing protein codes for MTDSSTLEATAVHDVLSNERRRMLLSVLAEDERSYTMNELSERIAERESGVEPAPRDVRQSVYVSLQQTHVPRLVDLGIVEYGEDERAIRLGDSAEDVTVYLEVVSGYEIAWSEYYLGVGVLGLLTVLAAVVGVPVVSAFPVSVIAGSFLGCIALSAAFHTRTLNPSLLDRLRE; via the coding sequence GTGACCGATAGCTCGACCCTCGAGGCGACGGCCGTCCACGACGTGTTGAGCAACGAGCGGCGGCGGATGCTGCTCTCGGTGCTGGCCGAGGACGAGCGGAGCTACACGATGAACGAGCTCTCCGAGCGGATCGCGGAGCGGGAATCCGGCGTCGAGCCGGCCCCCCGCGACGTCCGCCAGAGCGTCTACGTCTCACTGCAGCAGACGCACGTGCCCAGGCTCGTCGACCTCGGGATCGTCGAGTACGGGGAGGACGAGCGGGCGATCAGGCTGGGCGACTCGGCCGAGGACGTGACGGTCTACCTCGAGGTCGTCTCCGGCTACGAGATCGCCTGGAGCGAGTACTATCTCGGCGTCGGCGTGCTCGGGCTGTTGACCGTGCTCGCGGCCGTCGTCGGCGTCCCCGTGGTGTCGGCGTTCCCGGTCAGCGTGATCGCGGGGTCGTTCCTGGGCTGTATCGCCCTCTCGGCGGCGTTCCACACCCGGACGCTCAACCCGTCACTGCTCGACAGGCTACGGGAGTGA